attaatgtacagttacttgaacaacattatggttactagactccccccattatcaagtccccaccacataccccattacagtcactgtccatcagtgtagtaagatgctatagagtcattacttgtcttctctgtgtatactgcctttcccgtgtccccccccatattatgtgtgctaatagtaatatcccatttccccccttatccctcccttcccacccaccctccccagtccctttccctttggtaactgttagtccatagtccattcttggagtccattctgtgtctgctgctgttttgttaagaCTGGCCATAATTTAACCAGCCTCCCTTGATGAACATTTAgttattttgggtcttttgcTTTTACAAACAGTGCTGTGATGAATAACCTTGGATGTGAAGAATTTTGTGTGAATGCTTCTGTATCTGTAGGATAAACTAGAATTGCTAGGTTAAAGGGTAGAAACATTTGTAGTCCTGATTATCAACCAACTGCCCAGATAATAACAGCAACAGCTGAAGTGTACAGAGCTGCTTCTAAGAGGAGGCACAGCCCTGAGAGCTATATGGACTCTTGAGTCTTCCTTCACTCTCCTTGAGCCTTCATTTCCACCCTAGGAGGTGGGCACTATGATGGGAAATCAAAGCAAAGAGGGGCAAAGTGACATGTCCCTGGCACATAGCCGGTGGGTGGCAGGTTCCGGATTCAATACCCAGTAACACTCCAAATCCCATGCTCTTATCCACCGTGTTACACCATCCTCCTTAGAGACTGAACCTAGTTACCTCACAGGAGCAGTGAATGCAATGCCTTTCAAAGCACCTGGGGCTCCCTTTAGCCTGTCAAGCCTCGAGGGCTGGAAGAACTGGCATCTATCTCCTGCCTTGTAGAGGGCATGGACTTGGCCTGCGCAGTGTGTTGCTGAAGGTCTTGCCACACAGCCATAACTCCCATTGGCCAGAAGGGATTGGGGCTTTCATGGGGGCGAGGTTCTCTGTGGTTGCCTGTCTTCTCTTCCTGACCCAGGCCTGGGCCACGGAGACGGGGAAGTACACCGAGGGGGTGGATGAGGCTGACCCAGCCAAGTGGAAGGCCAACCTGCGCTGTGCCCTTAACAAGAGCCGTGACTTCCGCCTCATCTATGACGGGCCCCGGGAGATGCCACCTCAGCCCTACAAGATCTACGAGGTCTGCTCCAGTGGCCCTGCTCCCGCAGGTATCATGCCTGGACTGGTGTGGGCCATCGAGGAGGCTGGCAGGAAGACCCAGGGCCCCCCCAGCGTGCAGTGGTTGGGGATATTCTGCTAAGTCATAACGCCCATGGCTCCCAGGAGCCTGGATGGGTCATCTGTGGGGCCGGGAATGGCTTGGCAAGCCCAGGGCCCCAGGTGCACCTTGCGCAGCCTGCTCTGTTCTTGCCTCTTGACTCCAGTGGGTGCAGGTCTGgtagccagggagctggggttggggaggtccCAGTGATTCCTGCTGGGTGTGCGGCCCTTCACCTCACTCCGTGTGTGGGCAACTTTCTTTTGTCTCCCTCACTTTGCAGAGTCACAGCCCAGTGAGGATTGCACTTTTGgtgcaggagaggaggaggaggaggaggaagaggaagaggtgagCTCAGGGCCGTTCTTCCAGGGTCTGCCCGCGCGGATGCGGTGGGCCTGGCGAGGGCGCTCCTGCTGCCCTACTCTGCTTTCGACGAGGCAGCGCCGTCCCTCCGGAGCCCTGTGGCTCTCTGTAGCTCTTCTCTGAGTTTCTTCTCTCAGGATTCTGAGGATAGGAACCACCTTGAACCTCACTGGGGCTATGTTAGTACAAAATACGCTCACATGTTAAAACAAAACATGTTGTCTGGCTGACCTGCACAGTGGTCAGGGCTGAGTAGGTATTAGCTGCAGAGGGCAGACGTGGAAATCGAGGTGCTAAGAGCTCGCTGACCTGCCTGGGacggcagagctgggactggagGCAGGGTCTGGCCTCCGCTAAGCTCGCGGCTGGGGAACTGCCTTGTGGCTCTCACGTGTTGTTTCTTTAGCAACAGATCAATTTGATAACCtgtcctcccttctctctctctggcctcttccctcctcctttgCCTGTGTCTTCCCTTCAGCTCCAGAGGATGTTACCAAGCCTGAGCCTcacaggtggggctgggagctgGTGTGGTTGGGGGCCTAGTGTAAGGAGAAACCTGCAGGTACCATAGGTACCAGGGAGGGGGCTGACTGGAGACCGGGGAGAGGGCCAGGCCTGGGAGCAGGTGGGGCTTGGGAGGCAGTTCCTAGAAGTGGCATTAAAGCTCTGTCCACCCAACCCTCTGTAGAAGCAGTACAGCATGGCCCCCCCATAGCACCTTATTCTTTACCCAAAGAGGATGTCAAGTGGCCACCCACTCTCCAGCCGCCTGTGGTGCTGGGCACCCCTGCTCCAGACCCCAGccttctgggctctgcctccTGTGACCCTGTTGGATTTGGGGAGCTTCTCCCTGAGGTCCTGCCGAGCCTGCAGCCCGGGCCCCTGGCTGTCAGCCTGCCCCCAACCAGCGAACAACTCCTGCCTGACCTACTGATCAGCCCCCACATGCTGCCTCGTAAGGATCCGTGGGTGGGCAGGGTAAAGCAGTGCTGGAGGGTTGGTTTGCAGGGAGGGTGGAGGATGGCAAGAAGAGAAGAGCAAAGATACCCCTGCCAGCCCCTTCTTGGGTTGGGGTAAGTAAGTGGGAGAGCTGAGAGACAAGCAGGCTGCTGGGCAGAGAGGGCAGAGAAAGTCAGTGGGATGCAGAATGGGGAGGCGAGAGGCTCACAGACTGGCCGGGTCTGCATTTTACCCCACAGTGACCGACCTGGAGATCAAGTTCCAGTACCGGGGGCGGCCACCTCGGGCCCTCACCATCAGCAACCCACAGGGCTGCCGGCTCTTTTATAGCCAGCTGGAGGCCACTCAGGAGCAGGTGGAGCTCTTTGGCCCCGTGAGCCTGGAGCAAGTACGTTTCCCCAGCCCTGAGGACATCCCTAGCGACAAGCAGCGCTTCTACACAAACCAGCTACTGGATGTCCTGGACCGTGGGCTCATCCTCCAGCTACAAGGCCAGGATCTGTATGCCATCCGCCTGTGCCAGTGCAAGGTGTTCTGGAGCGGGCCCTGTGCTTCAGCCCATGGCTCACAACCCAACCCCATCCAGCGAGAGGTCAAGACCAAGCTCTTCAGCCTGGAGCATTTTCTCAATGGTGAGGGCCCCACTTCCTGATCCTCCAGCCTTCTCTCTTCCAGGGGCACAGCCATGGCCTCTGATGAAGGGTCTTGATCTCACTGTAGAGCTCATCCTATTCCAGAAGGGCCAGACCAACACCCCACCACCGTTTGAGATCTTCTTTTGCTTTGGGGAGGAGTGGCCTGACCGCAAACCCCGAGAGAAGAAGCTTATCACCGTACAGGTATAACACCATCTCCATCCCAGGTCAGCTTTGGCTGGAATATAAGGGAATCCTGGGGCTAGGCCCTTCCCAGGGCTCTCTGGGCAGTGTGAACTTGGTGATCAGAGATAATCAAGGCCTAGGGCTGTTCACACATAAGTGGCCTTTGTACAAAGTAGAAATCGGTGCCCCTTCTTCCTGATGGATGTTGTCCACTCCCCACCCATGGGCGGATGCCCTCGTGCACAACTGGTTTTGACAGCTTGGCCAAGGTTCTCCCTGTCCTGTCTCCTCTTTGTCCCCCAGGTTGTGCCTGTAGCAGCTCGGTTGCTGCTGGAGATGTTCTCAGGGGAGCTTTCTTGGTCAGCTGATAGTATCCGGCTACAGATCTCAAACCCAGACCTCAAAGACCACATGGTGGAACAATTCAAGGAGCTCCATCATATCTGGCAGTCGCAGCAGCGCTTGCAGCCTGTGGCCCAAGCCCCTCCTGTGCCAGGCCTTGGTGCTGGCCAGGGGCCCTGGCCCATGCACCCTGTTGGCATGCAATAATAGGGCTGCAGATAGTGACTGGCCCAGGCTTCTGGGATGGGTGTGCAGACTGATGTGGAGTTCTGACAGTCCCAGGGCACCTGACTGGCTGGAGGGTCCTATCTGGGTCTTCTGGAAGTGGATCTGGGCCCAGAAGGAGAGGGAAGAGAGGCCCAAGTTCCAGTTCTGTCGACAGACGCTGAGGGAAGTTGGGAGTATTTTGCTTCAAGGGCTGTCTTCCTGCGTATCCCTCTACTCTGCGAGcattggcccactggccctggaggCATGTAGCCATCAGTGCCAgtgagagggagaggaagccctgACCCTGGGGTCTAGTTGCACAGAGGGCACTGCCCCAGAGCAGCCTACTCTTGTGGTTGCCCCCATTTCCTCTAAGAGTGGAGTGCTGTGGTCCAGGGACACCCTCCCTCTACTCCCCACAGGGCCTTTGCTGGGCATGGGCCTGATTTGGGGGTCTAGTTTTGAGTTTTGCTTGCTTCATCTTTCTCCTGAGATAGATATGGGCACTTGGGTTTATACCAGATACTTAAGGCTGGCAGCTACCTCCCTCCCTGAGACTCCAAGAACCTGGGGTAAAGtggaattttatgtatttttggattaATAAATGTTCACAATAGACTCAGCTATTCACTTTTCCAGTACTTCTTCCATGCTCTTCTCCCAGACCCTAGTTCTGAGGCCAGCTGGCCCTTTCCCTGAGCACCTGCCCTCCATCTCTGGGGCCACCGACACAGGgagggcctccctgcctcccaggtgGGTGAATCGGTGGGGCCTTCAAGCACTCACCTGGCTGGCTTTGCTTTCCAGGAGGAAGCTGCCTGAAGCAAGGATGAGGAGTTTTACATGTGTGCAGAGTCAAAAATTCTATCCAAATCAATTTTCCCATAAGAAATGGTGAAAAATGGAAGGGTGCATATTTAAACTACACTTAGGACCATTATTACTCATTATCCTCATGTATATTCATATGCTATTAAATATACTAGGATAATACATGCAAACTAGTAGCTTATCATTTGAATGTGGCTCACAGATGCACTGGCCTGTGCAGGTGTGaacaattttatctttttatcatggaagactaaacatttgTGGAAATAGGGAGAATGATATGAAAGCCCCATATAGTAGCTTGGACAATTAAATTCATAGTCTGTCTTTCTCATCTAAACTCCCATTTATGCCCCTATCCTGAGATTATTCTGAAACATGTTCTAGACCTAACATTTCATGTGTAAACAGCATAACTCTAAAAGAAGCatattctaaaaaacaaaaccacagtatcaTCCCAACTCTGTGAAGAAATTCATTTTATCAACTATCTGGTCTTTAAAAATTTAGGACAGGTTTTATTCCCTTGCAATGTaattgttgaagaagctgtattATTTGTTCTGCATTTTGGTTTTGCCCAGGAGCTGCTGATTGCATTTCTGTTAACATACTTTGACTCATGTACTTCCTGTGAGTTGGTACTTTGATCTAGATTCTGGATTCTTAGGTTTTTGACTACCTACTAGTGAGTATTtgagttatttccatttttagttataGTACATAACGCTGCAGTGAATAGGCTTGGGTGTACTTACATCTTTTCATGATTTTGCCACTGTATCTCTGGGATGGATCCAAAAGATAAATATGTGTAATTTTGCTAGATTTTGACTAAGTCCTGATAAATTTATGAGTATGCCTGCCTCCCCACAATATCAACAGACTACATTGTCAATTATTAGGATTTTTGCCAACCTGACAGATGAGAAATAGTATCTCAGTGCCATTTCTCATTATGAGCAAGGCTGGGCTACTTCATATGGTTAAGTGGCCTGTGCAGATTTAAAAAAACGTAaacaattttagaattgttttagaCTTATATTTACAGAAATGTTGCGAATAGAGTCCCTACATACCCCATACCCAGTTTCTCCAATTGTGAACACCTTACATTactatggtacatttgttacaactaatGAAACACTGAATGCATTAACTAGGTTCTattctttattcagatttcactttTTAATCTAATATCCTTTTTCTGTTCTAGGATCCCATCTAAGTTATCAACATTACATTTAGGCATATGTCTCCCTGGCCTCCACTTGTCTGACAGTTTCTCAGATttcccttgtttttgatgatTTTGAGGATACATTTTAGAAGGGCCCTCATTTTGGGTTCATCTGATATGTTTCTTACGGTAAAGAAGACCCCAGAGGTGAAGTGTCACTCTCACCAAATCACATCAAGGGTACATATTATCACCATATTTACCACCATTGATGTTGATCTGATCACCTGGCTAAGGGAGTGTTTCTCAGGTTTCCCCACTGTAAAGTGACTTCTCTCTCCCCAGTTTCACACTACGTATGTATAGGTTTCAGAATTGTTAACTCATAATCCTTTATGAAACCATAGCAAGTAGAATATAGTGCTTATATATAGTTCCTCTTTAGTTATCAGTCATTTGCAAAGGTTAGTACCTTTTCTCCCCACTGGCCTGTATAGTTTCATTTTCTCTATAGACTAAAATTGTCAGTGCTTCTTGATGTCACATATCTGATTTCCAGCTTCTCTCAAAAACTTGGCAAATATGGAAACATTCTTACATTCCCCAAAGGCAATAATCAGCTGGAACATCAGCTGGGAATGCCCTCCCAGTTCAATAGTCCTCTCAGCCTGCTTCACTCTTTCCACTGCCCTACCCCTGAAGGTTTTGAAGTTTGCAACCCTGATGAATGGTGAAGCAGGGAGATGAATAGCTCAACTCTTGAGGAGCTTGGAAGGAACATCTACACCCATAGGTCAGGTGACACTTCTCTTAACACTGCAGGCAGCTCAGGAACCAAATCTTCCTTGGGCTTCTATTTActttttgatttctttaaataaacaaacaaaatggccCACCTGATTGTCATTTCCTATAGAGCTCTGTATTGTAGTAGCTGGTTGTGGATGAATACTACCCAAAAAAGTGACAGGTAACATGCTCCAGAGGCTGAAGACAGGACATGTTGCAGTTCACTCCTCTGTAGCTATGTTAAGTTCTGCTCAGTAGTGGCCTTTGTTCAGGTGGCCTTTGCTGGTGTTCAAATTGGAATCCACAGAATCCCGATGCTCTGGGCTCTTAGCAAACAAGTCCCTCCAGCACCCAGCAGCAACCCACACTTCATTCATCCAAGCTCCTCCTCCCTTCCAAGTTCATCCTTGTCTCCaattaagtatttcattttaattcaagCCTCCTTCCTCTTAGCTTTCATTTCCAGCCCTAGAGTAAGAGATGACATTGGTGgctttttcctatttttgtcaGAGAAACATTCTTGAAAGGCAATTTCTCATTTGCTGGTAAtagatctcaaaaaaaaaaaaaatcaggcacaCCTCGTTATATAATAATGGATTTTTAACTCATCTGGATTTTGGCTTTTATCTTTGCTAAATGATGAGTCACACTAGGTAGACACGTACATTGCTTCATGAGATGTTGATGCCATTCAAAAGCACAAGTTCCTTTGTCTTAGCATGTATTTCAGCTGACCTTTATAGAGCGGGTACATAAAAATTACTAGTTACTTTTCTTCAGTACAGTCTTGCTGGGAATAGCCCCAGTGAGTGATTTATGTTCCATATAATCATGACTAACATGTCTTGGCTAAGCTAATCATGGAAATGAGAAAGACAATTCTGTGGGGACTTGCGGTAAGTTCAGGAGCAAGACTCATTCTTCCACTAGATAAGTCACACAggaacagttatctacattagtGTACCTGATCCCAAACAGTTCCTTTTTAGGGCAGTACCCTTGCTATGCCCCAAAGGAGACTATCTTTAAGAACTAGTCTAGAGCATTCTGTAAGACCTGGAGTAAGCAGTTGAGGCCCTGACATCAAGATAAAGAATTCTGGTTTTTCAAAGCTATAGCTGTGGAAAGGGTGCTCCTGACATTAGTGGGGATATGCATTCCACATGCCATTTTTCAGTGGCTGGGGTGAGTTGTATTAAGCCCTTCACATTTTGCTTCAAAGTTTTATTCTTCAACCAGAAAATGACAGATGGGCTGGGGTAATGTGCTGATCTCCAGAAATGGATAATCTCACTCCAAACACTATTcaagttttttttcttcccttctaatAATGCCTATTTAGAGATTATAACTGTGAATACCGTCGATGTTATGCAAGGATTGTTTTACCTATGGCAATTACTAGATGCAGCTCTGAAGCAAAGGTTATTAGCTCAAAGCCCAATCATTAGATACTTAAAGtcccatttatataaaactcaAAAAAATGCAAACTATTCTACAGTAACAGTAAGTATATCAGTGGTTACTTGGGAATGAGGGAGGATAGGAAGAGACGTGAGGAAAGCTGGGGAGCAAAGGGCAAGTTCACTATCTCGATTGTGTTAATGGTTTCATGTGTGTATCCTATGTCAAAGCTTATCAACTGTGTAACAACTATGTACAGCTTGTTGTATGTCAGTCATACCTGaatacaagtttttttttctaaagacaaAATACTAAGTAGGTTAGGAAACAatcaaaatggaaagaatatACCACATTTCCATTTAACATGCTGAGTGACACATTCTTTCCCACTAAGTCTGAAAGGATAAAACGTTGTATGAGGAGGTTTAGGGTAAACCAGAAGAACAAAAGATGCAGTATGTGCTACTCCCTTGAAATATGAGGGCTCTGTGGCATTGAGGGCAGGGGTCTGCCTTTTAAACTCCACACCCACGTGTCTATTAGAGAACAGCTAAGCCTGCTCACTCAGGTGGCCTAGCTGTACTATTTCAGAGCAATGAGGCAATGAAAGGAAGTAAAAACAAACactgattaaatttttaaaatttattgtttttttcttttctttttgtcgcTGTCGATTTGTTCTTGAGATGGCTACACCACCAGATGAACAGTGCCTTTCTATCTAACGCCTGCGTAGGGCTGCAACTCCTTCAAAATGTTACCGTCTGCTTTGGGCTTCCCTCTCCCACCTCATCCAACTACCCCCGTAAAGTCAAATGATTTCCACATATTTTAGTAAAATACAGTTAGCCCTGTAAACATTTTTTCTATACTCCTACACTTTTTTTGCTCTCTCATGTTGTGGgtgaaaaattaactaaaaaaaaaaaaactaaggaaaCTAAAACTTAGAATATACATTTATATCCCACTCACCCCAATTCTGGCTCTTCTTTCCAGGGCTGATGACAACCCAATGTGGATTGGAAGTGGATTTAGAGACTGAATAAGATTGGGATATATATGAATTTTGGCTCTGGCAGGTCCTAGTAGTTTATGTGATCATGACATAAACAGAACAGGCTCCTTGCTTACTCCTCCTTGTCCAAACACCTCTAAAGGTGGGGAAAAAACTggttggggagagtgggagaaagAGGACAAAACAATGGAAAACCATAAGAGATGATCCTGACTCTCTTCCAATTGCAGCTCTTAAGTTCATTTGAATTCCCATTTTCCCTAAGTGAGTGTTTTTTGTTTCACAGAAAGCTTGTACTTGTATTTTTCTGTGTGAGCACATGCATGTCAGCATGTGTGTAGGTAAGTGTGTGTTCACCGCGTGAGTGTCATTTGCTACCAGGCGAATGTTTCACTTCTGGTTTCagtttagttttcctttttttcctcttttatttccttaaaattatttttccttttagaaacATGTTCATCAGGAAACCAGCTCCCCTCCCACCACGCCGGACAGGCCACAGCCATCTTTTTCTAAACCGCACTGATTTTCCCTCACACCCCGAAACAGGAACTCCTCAGGATGGCCTCAGAAGGCTGGAGTCTCTCCCTGTCTGGCGGAACGCCCTGGTGGCGGTGAAGGCCCCTCTGCCACAATGGAGGTTTCTGATTGTGGGACACagtctggtttttgttttcttcctgtcttCTAATTAAAAAAGACATTCCTGACAAAAGAGAGCAGACAGTCAGTAATTGTGATGCAGGAGATAGTGAGCATTTTGTACAGACTACCTCAAGGCAGAAGTTTCGATACTTGCTCAGGCACCTCATTCTGGCCCCTGTCCTAAGAAGTCAGTGAAGAAAAATAAGTTGGATTTTTTACTTGTGCTTTTGAGGGAGTTACTACTTTAATGAAATACTGTCTGCAGTGCTTTTACAATTCTGAGTGTGCTGTGGAAACTAGGGATGATATGTGGGGGTAAAGAGCAAGCCAGCAGGTCCAGGCCACCCACTCCAAACCAACCAGAAAATCTTACTCTTTAATATTGGGGTTTCATGTAAGAGTTTATCTTGAAAGAAGGCTTTAACGACtaacaaaagtttaaaaaccactgatttagaCTTTATGGAAAGCATTAAGTAGAGTGGTTAAAAGTGAGGACTCTGGCACCAGAATGTCTATATCTGAATTTGACTGTATCAATTGCTGACTGTGACATCAAGCAAATTATTTAACATCTTGgaatctcaatttcctcatctttaaaatgggaataataatagtaacgaACCCAGAGAACTGTATGAAGGTTGTTTTAGTTAACACATACAAAGCCCTAGAAGAGACCCTGGAGCACAGCAAGGGCTGCAGATACGTTAGCTATGAACACTCATACTGCCCATGAGCAGCCCTGTGTTATCAGTGCCAGCTGTTACAGACTTAAAACCTGAGGACCCCAAATTATATCACTACTCATGTAAGAACTAAAGTTTAGAAATAATTCCTGGTGTGGCGAGGCACTGCTAAACAGCACCTTCATCTACTTTTGCATTTCATCACAGAAATCACCAGGGAGAGTGCTGCACATCCATCGAGAACTGCCTCCTGGGAGAACAAGTTCTGCTGAAGACGTCAAAGGGAGGTCTTACTGAAGAGttgcctttcttctctttgtcaAGAAACTAGCACCAAAATCCCACCACCTAAGTCCTTTCTTTCCTCAGAATCATAAAACAGGAAGCACATTGAGAAAGCTGATCATCTGGAGCTAGGCCAAGATGCTTAGACCTTTCCTATGCCTTCAGGTTACCTTGGTCAAAACCTGGTGTCTCAGTGTTCAAATTGTAAATGTAGTAAGGATAAGCATCTCTGCTCATTAAAGCTGAAAGGTAAGTTTTAGGAGAGTGCTGCCATGTTATCATGGTCAACTTCAGGTCAGCACTGTTTTAACCAAAGTAGCCAGGTTAAAAAGTACTTGTTTTTTAACATATACACTTATCATCCTAGAAGTGTCTGTAAGAAGGAGTTTTTTTGAGATATTCTGCAACAGTAACTTTCTTATGGGGGTGAAGACGGCACCCAAAAGCAGCTGTCTAGCAGGCTGTTAAGTCCTTCCCTGACGCTAGTGATAGTACTTGTCCCATGATGGGCATTAAAACCTATGCCCATCCCCAAGCAATCCCAACAGCCAGTGGAAAAGCTGGAAGCTATATACCACTCACCTGGGTGACAGGCACAGTGCAGGAGTGTGAGCTATCGAAACAACCTAGTGAAGTCTCGCAAGGCCCAGCAAACTTGTTTACATTCCTCAGcactagaaaagaaaaggaacattgGTCCCTGACTGATGAGAAAGGTACAATACACGGAGAAACAAccctaacattttttttctgcttggtCTTCTCTCCATAATCTCTTGACTCTGCTTCTGATCTTCCTGTAACTCAGTAATAAATAATAACTACTGTATATGAAAATAACCATAACTGTGTAGCCCTTAAAGAATGGATTTTTGAGAAAAGTTGCCTAGGTTTGAATCATTACTCCACTGTGTCCTTGTGCAAGTTACCAAActacctgtttcctcatctattacCCACCTCACTATGTTTTCAGAATTAAATTGGGtcatacatgtaaagtgcttaggatAATACAGGAGTGGAACATAATAGTATTTCACAAATGTAGTATTCCACAACACGTGGTTGAAGGCCCTGGCATAAATACAAGAAAGCCAGAACCCCCAAAGTGAAAAGGTAAACATATTCACCCAAGGCTGGTAATTTTAACTCTGAACTGAGCTAACTTAGGTGCCCTGGTTTCCTCATTCTCCTTTAAAGGCCAATTTTGTTTACAAGGCCCAGTACAGCAACTAAGTCTTAATCAGTCATTGATTTTCTAGTTGAACAGGACACTCAGGGTCTCCTACCGTGGGAGAAGAGTGGGGAAAGGAAAGGGTTAAGGCATGTAGAAAGGGAGAAGGAAGCAGCAGGACTTGGTCCTTAGACAAGTACTGAGACGGGTATGAAAAGCCCAATATGCACCTGGACCCTATTTTTTCAAAAGGCCTCGTTTGTCTGAAACTGTCACCAAGAAACCAGTTGATGCcagattcattcttttttgtcAGTCTTCGTGACAGTTTTTGGTAACTGAACATACTAAGCTAAAAACAGTAGAAAAGGAAGTACTTCCTAATAGGCTCACTCTTGAGGCCTTCTCTTTGGCTCAGAAAGTCTCAGGGACCACAGCCTAGGATTCAGTGTTAGAAGAAAGCTCTTTTTCATAATGATTAGATAGCAGGAGAGGGAACTGCTAATGGTGACTCAACAGAAAAGAGGGGAAATGAGAGCTATACCCTTCAGTGTCCACATCTggatttctcagactataacatctgaaacaacattaagaaccTCAATTTAGATTCCAGGACTTGAGTCAACACAATATTCTAGAAACTTTTGTCTAGTCTCTCTCCAACCAAAAAAGGTAATTAAAATGAGGAAGGTCTTCTGGTTTTATTGGCATTCTGCTATCTGCGCTTTGTGAATTTAACATGGTTCAATAAAAGCATTACTTTTCTCCACCTATTTCCAAATCAATACTGACTGTTAAGAAGGCAGGCAGGATGAGCAAGCCCAGATTATTCATGCTCCAAAAGTCATGAAGGAAGAAGATACGTAATCCAGGAGAagtcactgtgtggtgtgttattATTATAAGGGACTAAGATAGTAGGAAACATTTAAACTTAGGATAGCCCTGCACTCTCAAGATCCTTTGGCTATCCTACTGCCTTTATGTGCTTTGAATTCTATCCTTCTTTAGCCAGAGATCCTGGTTTAATCTGAAAAGAAACAATAACTCCATCCTTAGTCTCTCTGTGACACATAAGGAATTAGCTTCTCTTGTGACGCCTAAGGAACAGTACTGAAACCAATAGGCAAGTCTAGGAAAACATGGTGAGACAGGCCGTGAGGGATGGGCCAGTGTCTTGAACCACCTCAGCTTCTGCTCCCAATCTGCTGGCCACTGCTTTGGTTATAAAGAGCTTCAGTCAAATGTTTAACTTTAGCGTCCTTAGTGATTAAGTCTGAAGAAGTGGACTCAAACAAACCTCCTTAAAGGCTACaactattttctgttttctgcctcAGTCCTTCTGGCATTTAATTGttcctgttatttatttatttatttaaaactgcGACTATTTTTCTAGGTTCTGTTTTCCGGCTTCTAGTGCCACCCAATCCTTCTACTGTACTTCAAAATACTTTTATGGTCACTGCTCCTCAAGCCCCATAACCTTATGCGTGTGCTGAGAAATGCAGCCCTTTTCACCTGATGTTCTGGTAGATAATGGAGAGTAACCAAGCTCTAACGATGAGTAAAAGACACCCCCATACTGGCCTCTAATTCTAGTGTCAATGTTTCTTCCGTTCATTTCTTCTGACCTTGAGATCCTCATGCAAGTGATAAGAGACAAAGAC
This is a stretch of genomic DNA from Manis pentadactyla isolate mManPen7 chromosome 7, mManPen7.hap1, whole genome shotgun sequence. It encodes these proteins:
- the IRF5 gene encoding interferon regulatory factor 5 isoform X1, which codes for MNQSAPKAPPPTRRVRLKPWLVAQVNSCQYPGLQWVNGERKFFYIPWRHATRHGPSQDGDNTIFKAWATETGKYTEGVDEADPAKWKANLRCALNKSRDFRLIYDGPREMPPQPYKIYEVCSSGPAPAESQPSEDCTFGAGEEEEEEEEEELQRMLPSLSLTEAVQHGPPIAPYSLPKEDVKWPPTLQPPVVLGTPAPDPSLLGSASCDPVGFGELLPEVLPSLQPGPLAVSLPPTSEQLLPDLLISPHMLPLTDLEIKFQYRGRPPRALTISNPQGCRLFYSQLEATQEQVELFGPVSLEQVRFPSPEDIPSDKQRFYTNQLLDVLDRGLILQLQGQDLYAIRLCQCKVFWSGPCASAHGSQPNPIQREVKTKLFSLEHFLNELILFQKGQTNTPPPFEIFFCFGEEWPDRKPREKKLITVQVVPVAARLLLEMFSGELSWSADSIRLQISNPDLKDHMVEQFKELHHIWQSQQRLQPVAQAPPVPGLGAGQGPWPMHPVGMQ
- the IRF5 gene encoding interferon regulatory factor 5 isoform X2, producing the protein MNQSAPKAPPPTRRVRLKPWLVAQVNSCQYPGLQWVNGERKFFYIPWRHATRHGPSQDGDNTIFKAWATETGKYTEGVDEADPAKWKANLRCALNKSRDFRLIYDGPREMPPQPYKIYEVCSSGPAPAESQPSEDCTFGAGEEEEEEEEEELQRMLPSLSLTEDVKWPPTLQPPVVLGTPAPDPSLLGSASCDPVGFGELLPEVLPSLQPGPLAVSLPPTSEQLLPDLLISPHMLPLTDLEIKFQYRGRPPRALTISNPQGCRLFYSQLEATQEQVELFGPVSLEQVRFPSPEDIPSDKQRFYTNQLLDVLDRGLILQLQGQDLYAIRLCQCKVFWSGPCASAHGSQPNPIQREVKTKLFSLEHFLNELILFQKGQTNTPPPFEIFFCFGEEWPDRKPREKKLITVQVVPVAARLLLEMFSGELSWSADSIRLQISNPDLKDHMVEQFKELHHIWQSQQRLQPVAQAPPVPGLGAGQGPWPMHPVGMQ
- the IRF5 gene encoding interferon regulatory factor 5 isoform X3, yielding MNQSAPKAPPPTRRVRLKPWLVAQVNSCQYPGLQWVNGERKFFYIPWRHATRHGPSQDGDNTIFKAWATETGKYTEGVDEADPAKWKANLRCALNKSRDFRLIYDGPREMPPQPYKIYEVCSSGPAPAESQPSEDCTFGAGEEEEEEEEEELQRMLPSLSLTVTDLEIKFQYRGRPPRALTISNPQGCRLFYSQLEATQEQVELFGPVSLEQVRFPSPEDIPSDKQRFYTNQLLDVLDRGLILQLQGQDLYAIRLCQCKVFWSGPCASAHGSQPNPIQREVKTKLFSLEHFLNELILFQKGQTNTPPPFEIFFCFGEEWPDRKPREKKLITVQVVPVAARLLLEMFSGELSWSADSIRLQISNPDLKDHMVEQFKELHHIWQSQQRLQPVAQAPPVPGLGAGQGPWPMHPVGMQ